The following proteins are co-located in the Bacillus pumilus genome:
- a CDS encoding reverse transcriptase-like protein, giving the protein MPAEIYIDGASAGNPGPSGIGIFIKYDGNAESFSIPLGTMSNHEAEFSALIEGMKICVEKGLRTVSFRTDSQVVDRAANAGFAKNPAFQHFIKEMIQLQSQFDLFFIKWIPSKENQVADQLARKAIHLSKG; this is encoded by the coding sequence TTGCCAGCTGAAATATATATTGATGGTGCTAGTGCAGGTAATCCAGGCCCCTCTGGCATCGGCATTTTCATTAAATATGATGGAAATGCTGAATCTTTCTCCATTCCTCTTGGAACAATGAGCAATCATGAAGCAGAATTTTCCGCTCTCATCGAAGGGATGAAAATTTGCGTAGAAAAAGGATTGCGTACCGTTTCGTTTCGAACAGATTCACAGGTAGTTGACCGTGCTGCCAATGCAGGGTTTGCTAAAAATCCAGCGTTTCAGCACTTTATTAAAGAGATGATCCAGCTTCAAAGCCAGTTTGATTTATTTTTCATTAAGTGGATTCCAAGCAAGGAAAATCAAGTAGCTGATCAGCTCGCTAGAAAAGCGATTCACCTATCTAAAGGATGA
- a CDS encoding 5'-3' exonuclease — translation MNKHVLLVDGMALLFRSFYATAVHRNFMINDNGVPTNGVNGYLKHLLTAVQTFEPTHIVCCWDMGSQTYRNELFQDYKANRGEPPVELIPQFDLAKEATEELGIVNVGLKGFEADDCIGTLAALYQKEARVTVLTGDKDLLQILNEQVTVALMQKGIGNYKQYTKALFEEEMGISPKALIDMKALMGDSSDNYPGVKGIGEKTALKFIQTYQTIDRLLENVHELTAAQQKKMQAGVEDLKLSRILAEIKCDVPLSCPMEETKMQINQERAAAMLRLHQIKGIEPMVNRLSEIEIS, via the coding sequence ATGAATAAACACGTACTGCTTGTAGATGGAATGGCACTACTTTTCAGGTCGTTTTATGCGACGGCTGTCCATCGCAATTTTATGATAAATGATAACGGTGTGCCGACAAATGGAGTCAATGGGTATTTGAAGCATTTATTAACGGCTGTACAGACATTTGAGCCAACTCATATTGTTTGCTGCTGGGATATGGGAAGTCAAACGTACCGAAATGAATTGTTTCAAGATTATAAAGCGAATCGAGGGGAGCCGCCTGTCGAGCTTATCCCGCAGTTCGATTTGGCAAAAGAGGCTACAGAAGAACTAGGAATTGTGAATGTTGGTTTAAAAGGCTTTGAAGCAGATGATTGTATCGGTACGCTTGCTGCACTCTATCAAAAAGAGGCGCGTGTAACCGTCTTAACTGGAGACAAAGATTTGCTGCAGATTTTGAATGAACAAGTGACAGTGGCCCTGATGCAAAAAGGAATCGGGAATTATAAGCAATATACAAAAGCCTTATTTGAAGAGGAAATGGGAATCTCTCCAAAGGCGCTGATTGATATGAAAGCATTGATGGGTGATTCAAGTGATAATTATCCCGGTGTAAAAGGAATCGGAGAAAAAACGGCATTGAAATTTATCCAAACGTATCAAACGATTGACCGGCTATTAGAAAATGTTCATGAATTAACGGCTGCGCAGCAAAAAAAAATGCAAGCAGGTGTAGAAGATTTGAAGCTTTCACGTATACTGGCAGAGATCAAATGTGATGTACCACTCAGCTGTCCAATGGAAGAGACGAAAATGCAAATCAATCAAGAGCGGGCAGCGGCTATGCTGCGCCTACATCAAATCAAAGGAATTGAACCAATGGTGAACCGCTTAAGTGAAATAGAGATCAGCTAA
- a CDS encoding YpbS family protein has translation MTSVHEDISAHSQKQHAHIQSFLELEQKREQAIEAAVAKCEQKEPFTTDEINAVTSKMNELARGGIVPLRKHVTIDMVREYVERKQK, from the coding sequence ATGACGAGCGTACACGAAGACATTTCTGCACATTCACAAAAGCAGCATGCCCATATCCAGTCCTTTCTCGAGCTTGAACAGAAAAGAGAACAGGCGATAGAGGCTGCTGTGGCAAAGTGTGAGCAAAAAGAGCCATTTACAACAGATGAGATCAATGCCGTTACTTCAAAAATGAATGAGCTTGCAAGAGGCGGAATTGTGCCGCTGCGTAAGCATGTCACGATCGATATGGTCAGGGAGTATGTCGAGCGTAAACAGAAGTAA
- a CDS encoding dynamin family protein has product MKDLSIRDSLVQTTGALYQSLLKRDDHERAAKLASIIKKEAEEEVYIAFTGHYSAGKSSLVNHLLHDHILPTSPIPTSANLVVVRKGRSEVQLHTSDGRFAKMSGSYDKEAVQRFCKDGEQIEMVEMSGDYRGLEEKVALIDTPGIDSTDHAHFLSAASILHQADALFYVVHYNHVHSEENIRFIRSIKDQVPNLYFIVNQVDRHDEHETAFEDYKKQVVEMLLKEGIEEEHLYFTSVTDEAHPRNEMLRLIEKLQELQTLPKASLRAYTEQKIEHVLKEHIESLKEELQEEDLDTQLQDKRNEVKELEAKNRFIENGAKQLEDEISSEMENILKNANLTPFKMRELASDYIESKAPGFKVGLLFSKNKTEQEKEKRANDIVTDVKTRMKAEVDWHIAELLKKEVKRHQLGEELLDQVMAFETPVQESLLEKVIHPGATFSNEYVLQYAKDAGEALKRQAKQKAMPLIEQMAETLKDQLTKEKGKQQEKWTQAKQELQMLEQCIEKNEQIKRDIQHVWDIWQNGTDELVQEDWFYAKKQWMQHDQLKQYHAPFHAEESGQENEQTDHDQIRQSQHLTTAQSIKQFEQLSRILLPLDVLQSQRKSFEKRTKRLQAKEFTLALFGAFSSGKSSFANALVGRKVLPSSPTPTTATINKLTQPTEDHPHESVKVVFKSEQDILEELDQILGFSITGEKGDTFRAKLERVLKKRQFEQDHRIIVEHFLEAHARFHEYIVKQTPLNVTLQELKPYVAEEAVSCVVKEVTVYLSTPLTDKGLTIVDTPGASSMNKRHTEMAFQYMKDADALLYLTYYQHSFSKADRSFLRKLGLVKDSFSMDKMFFIINAADLAKDQAELETVFDYVRKELTKEGIRNPNLHHVSSKEEIEGKGSTPYNQYEQLRKQLDYFIEEELTKDAIELLHFEASTLCGTVDKLHATLHQSEDEKQAEKKKVESSYEAILEKMSHVKRSKLVTESVKKDLQEQLYHIVQRLSLFANDMLKTAFYPGLSQGNFGQQLKKALEQALKDYEFEFVQELKALDIRMESFINQYFQEEWEKGMQAACAEDPYFSLRLSPPEEKKAELKQIEVEAELSQFEPLLKKQKSAKAFFEQNGKAACIEAIRDILLQLTTEWADKEKEELLSRYEKMVETFTVRYETEALQQLNEQKQTFITSLTTDDKEQAIIEQVYEQTNEWKSQLKTI; this is encoded by the coding sequence ATGAAAGACTTGTCTATTCGAGATTCGCTCGTTCAAACTACAGGTGCTTTATATCAAAGCCTTCTCAAAAGGGATGATCATGAGCGCGCAGCCAAACTTGCATCGATTATCAAAAAGGAAGCAGAAGAAGAAGTGTATATTGCATTTACCGGCCACTATTCTGCTGGTAAGTCATCACTTGTGAATCATTTGCTTCATGATCACATCCTGCCAACGAGCCCAATCCCAACAAGTGCAAACTTAGTCGTTGTAAGAAAAGGGAGAAGTGAAGTACAGCTTCACACCTCTGATGGCCGTTTTGCAAAAATGAGCGGTTCTTATGACAAAGAAGCGGTGCAGCGTTTTTGTAAGGATGGAGAACAGATTGAAATGGTCGAAATGAGCGGTGATTATAGGGGACTTGAAGAAAAGGTGGCACTGATCGATACGCCAGGAATTGATTCAACGGATCATGCGCACTTTTTATCGGCTGCGTCAATTCTACATCAAGCAGATGCTCTTTTTTATGTCGTTCACTATAACCATGTTCATTCTGAAGAAAATATTCGTTTTATTCGCTCCATCAAAGACCAAGTGCCAAATCTTTATTTCATTGTGAATCAAGTCGATCGACATGATGAACATGAGACAGCTTTTGAAGACTACAAAAAACAAGTGGTTGAAATGCTCCTCAAAGAAGGCATTGAGGAAGAACATCTGTATTTTACATCTGTAACCGATGAGGCACACCCAAGAAACGAAATGCTTCGTTTAATTGAGAAACTACAAGAATTACAAACATTGCCTAAAGCATCACTTCGAGCCTATACAGAGCAGAAAATAGAGCATGTCCTAAAAGAACATATCGAATCGTTAAAAGAAGAGCTGCAGGAAGAGGATCTTGATACGCAGCTTCAAGATAAAAGAAATGAAGTCAAAGAACTTGAAGCAAAAAACCGATTTATCGAAAATGGCGCAAAACAGTTAGAAGACGAAATATCTTCTGAAATGGAGAACATTTTAAAAAATGCGAACCTAACTCCATTTAAGATGAGGGAGCTCGCAAGTGACTATATCGAATCGAAAGCACCTGGCTTTAAAGTAGGGTTGCTCTTTTCTAAAAATAAAACCGAGCAGGAAAAAGAAAAACGGGCAAACGATATTGTAACAGATGTAAAGACGAGAATGAAAGCAGAAGTGGACTGGCATATTGCAGAGCTTCTCAAAAAGGAAGTCAAGCGGCATCAGCTTGGAGAAGAGCTGTTAGATCAAGTGATGGCATTTGAAACACCTGTCCAAGAATCCCTGCTTGAAAAAGTCATTCATCCCGGTGCGACTTTTTCTAATGAATATGTTCTTCAATATGCGAAAGATGCTGGTGAAGCCCTAAAAAGACAGGCTAAACAGAAAGCGATGCCATTGATTGAACAAATGGCTGAGACCCTGAAAGACCAGCTCACGAAGGAAAAGGGGAAGCAGCAAGAAAAATGGACGCAGGCGAAACAAGAGCTTCAAATGCTTGAGCAGTGCATCGAAAAAAATGAACAAATCAAACGAGACATCCAGCATGTATGGGATATATGGCAAAACGGAACGGATGAGCTGGTCCAAGAAGATTGGTTTTATGCGAAAAAACAATGGATGCAGCATGACCAGCTGAAGCAGTACCACGCGCCATTTCATGCTGAAGAGAGCGGGCAAGAAAACGAGCAGACAGATCATGATCAAATACGTCAGTCTCAGCATTTAACGACGGCACAGTCGATTAAGCAGTTTGAACAGCTTTCTCGTATTTTATTGCCATTAGACGTTCTTCAATCTCAAAGAAAGTCCTTTGAAAAACGAACAAAGCGGCTGCAGGCGAAAGAATTCACACTCGCCTTATTCGGGGCTTTTAGTTCGGGGAAATCTTCCTTTGCCAATGCCCTTGTTGGGCGAAAGGTGCTGCCATCGTCTCCTACCCCAACAACGGCAACGATCAATAAGCTAACGCAGCCGACGGAAGATCACCCGCATGAAAGTGTCAAAGTGGTGTTCAAATCAGAGCAGGATATTTTAGAAGAGCTCGATCAGATTCTCGGATTTTCTATCACAGGAGAAAAGGGAGATACGTTTAGAGCGAAACTCGAACGAGTACTGAAAAAAAGACAGTTTGAACAAGATCACCGCATCATTGTTGAACATTTTCTAGAAGCGCATGCCCGGTTTCATGAATACATTGTCAAGCAAACCCCATTAAATGTCACACTTCAAGAACTAAAGCCGTATGTGGCAGAAGAAGCTGTTTCTTGTGTGGTCAAGGAAGTAACGGTGTATTTAAGTACACCTTTGACAGATAAAGGGCTGACGATTGTTGATACGCCAGGCGCCAGCAGTATGAATAAGCGTCACACAGAGATGGCCTTTCAATATATGAAGGACGCAGACGCCCTTCTTTATTTAACTTACTATCAGCATTCTTTCTCCAAGGCCGATCGGTCATTTTTACGTAAGCTTGGGCTCGTAAAAGATTCTTTTAGCATGGATAAAATGTTCTTTATTATCAATGCAGCTGATTTGGCAAAGGATCAAGCAGAGCTTGAAACCGTCTTTGACTATGTGCGAAAAGAGCTCACAAAAGAAGGCATCCGAAACCCAAATCTTCATCATGTGTCCAGTAAGGAAGAGATCGAAGGAAAAGGGTCAACACCTTATAATCAATATGAACAGCTTAGAAAACAACTCGACTATTTTATTGAGGAAGAATTAACGAAAGATGCCATCGAGCTTTTGCATTTTGAAGCTAGTACATTATGTGGAACCGTCGACAAGCTGCATGCCACCTTGCATCAGTCAGAGGATGAAAAACAAGCCGAAAAGAAAAAGGTAGAATCATCATATGAAGCAATCCTTGAAAAAATGAGTCATGTCAAACGGTCAAAGCTAGTGACAGAAAGCGTGAAAAAGGACTTGCAAGAACAGCTTTACCACATTGTTCAGCGTCTATCACTATTTGCGAATGATATGTTAAAGACCGCCTTTTATCCTGGACTATCCCAAGGAAACTTCGGACAGCAGTTGAAAAAGGCGCTTGAACAGGCGCTGAAGGATTATGAATTTGAATTTGTACAGGAGCTCAAGGCGCTCGATATCCGAATGGAATCGTTTATCAACCAGTATTTCCAAGAGGAGTGGGAGAAGGGTATGCAGGCTGCATGTGCTGAGGATCCTTACTTTTCTCTCAGACTGTCACCGCCAGAAGAGAAAAAAGCTGAGCTAAAACAAATTGAAGTCGAAGCAGAACTTAGCCAATTTGAGCCGCTCTTAAAAAAGCAAAAATCAGCGAAAGCTTTCTTTGAACAAAATGGGAAGGCTGCGTGTATTGAAGCGATTCGAGATATTCTTCTTCAATTAACCACTGAATGGGCTGATAAAGAAAAAGAAGAATTATTGAGTAGATACGAAAAAATGGTGGAGACCTTTACTGTAAGATATGAAACAGAAGCGCTCCAGCAGCTGAATGAACAAAAACAAACATTTATCACAAGCTTGACGACAGATGACAAAGAGCAGGCCATCATTGAACAAGTATATGAACAAACAAATGAATGGAAAAGCCAGTTGAAAACCATTTGA
- the fbpC gene encoding Fur-regulated basic protein FbpC yields MDGDHMTMIFLLGTVCVYSLLIGFVLKGVSKKSAS; encoded by the coding sequence ATGGACGGTGATCACATGACAATGATTTTCTTACTAGGTACGGTCTGTGTATACAGCCTATTAATTGGCTTCGTATTAAAAGGTGTTTCAAAAAAATCTGCTTCCTGA
- a CDS encoding isoprenylcysteine carboxyl methyltransferase family protein, which translates to MIFWLVIGFFICQRLIEMLVAKRNEKKVKAIGAIEFGANHYPYMVGMHAAFFLSLIGETWLLNREPSRFFLLLLIFLLATQVVRYWALCSLGTYWNTKILVVPNAVIVKKGPYRWLKHPNYVVVAIELILIPLLFEAYITAILFTCLNAWMMMVRIQTEEKALNQYLLN; encoded by the coding sequence ATGATTTTTTGGCTGGTCATTGGTTTCTTCATTTGTCAGCGCCTGATTGAAATGCTTGTTGCCAAAAGAAATGAGAAGAAAGTGAAAGCGATAGGCGCCATCGAATTCGGCGCTAACCATTATCCTTATATGGTCGGAATGCATGCTGCTTTTTTCCTCTCACTCATTGGAGAGACATGGCTGTTAAACCGGGAACCATCCCGTTTTTTTCTGTTGCTGCTCATTTTCCTGCTGGCTACACAGGTGGTTCGATACTGGGCATTATGTTCCCTTGGGACGTACTGGAATACAAAGATTTTAGTGGTGCCAAATGCGGTGATTGTAAAAAAGGGACCGTATCGCTGGTTAAAGCATCCTAACTATGTGGTGGTGGCGATTGAGCTTATCTTGATCCCGCTATTGTTTGAAGCGTACATTACCGCCATTTTGTTTACGTGTTTAAATGCATGGATGATGATGGTGAGAATTCAAACAGAAGAGAAAGCGCTAAATCAGTATTTACTAAATTAA
- a CDS encoding type III polyketide synthase, translating to MAYILSVGTSLPKNHVNQQTAAEFARSQFKRSFKDIDRLLRAFNNGEIQSRQFVQPIEWYQKHHSFEEKNNIYLEKALAHAKEAIIHCLHETTFLQKPIPFEEIDALFFISSTGLSTPSLDARVMNVLPFSPYTKRVPIWGLGCGGGAAGLSRAYEYIRAYPEAKVLVVACELCSLTFQPQDQSKSNLIGTSLFGDGTAAVLLTGEKAASDYTQLKTVPKVMGTQSVTMKDSEDVMGWEFTSAGFQVIFSRDIPSIISGWLKEQVDQFLHQLGFSTDDLTVFLAHPGGKKVIDAYLESLSLQEDQLFSSKEVLKHHGNMSSATVMYVMKHFLEHQSADPGDVGLCGALGPGFSSELLLMKWEEISS from the coding sequence GTGGCTTACATTCTTTCAGTTGGAACGAGTCTGCCAAAGAATCATGTGAATCAGCAAACAGCAGCTGAATTTGCAAGATCTCAATTTAAACGATCGTTTAAAGATATTGACCGGCTGCTAAGAGCTTTTAATAATGGAGAAATTCAGAGCAGACAGTTTGTGCAGCCTATTGAATGGTATCAGAAGCACCACTCTTTTGAAGAGAAAAATAATATCTATTTGGAAAAAGCACTGGCTCATGCGAAGGAAGCAATCATTCACTGTCTTCATGAGACGACGTTCCTTCAAAAGCCTATTCCGTTTGAAGAGATCGATGCTTTGTTTTTCATCTCAAGCACCGGATTGTCGACACCAAGTCTTGATGCAAGGGTGATGAACGTTCTCCCTTTTTCGCCTTATACGAAACGAGTGCCGATTTGGGGGCTAGGGTGCGGGGGCGGAGCGGCAGGATTGTCTCGAGCTTATGAATATATAAGGGCATACCCAGAAGCGAAGGTTCTAGTTGTCGCATGTGAGCTTTGCAGTTTAACCTTTCAGCCGCAAGATCAATCAAAAAGCAATTTAATCGGCACCTCCTTGTTCGGAGACGGGACGGCGGCGGTTCTGTTAACTGGAGAAAAAGCTGCATCTGACTATACGCAGTTAAAAACAGTGCCTAAAGTGATGGGTACACAGTCAGTAACGATGAAAGATTCTGAGGATGTGATGGGCTGGGAATTTACAAGTGCCGGCTTTCAGGTCATTTTCTCACGTGACATTCCGTCCATTATTTCAGGCTGGTTAAAAGAGCAGGTGGATCAATTTCTACATCAGCTCGGGTTTTCAACAGATGATCTAACTGTTTTTCTTGCCCACCCTGGAGGTAAAAAAGTAATTGATGCCTATCTTGAAAGTCTATCTTTACAAGAGGATCAGCTTTTTTCTTCAAAAGAAGTACTCAAACACCACGGGAATATGTCCTCTGCTACAGTTATGTATGTCATGAAGCATTTTCTTGAACATCAATCAGCTGATCCGGGCGATGTGGGGCTTTGCGGGGCGCTTGGTCCGGGCTTTTCCTCTGAATTATTACTCATGAAATGGGAGGAGATCTCGTCATGA
- a CDS encoding polysaccharide deacetylase family protein — translation MKKVSKKQTPYNTILLSKIIGLVLLTLFLFFIWDMSKPHLQATHGQAKIVANSDFRDTSISLKAKDHSTRTLDTHFKSNPNQQTTNKTVFLTFDDGPSATSNQLLNVLKAHHVKATFFMLGPQIQAHQAAVKRLYQEGHQLGLHGMTHDINRFYQNSESPANEMREAQRILASVTGVYTRLVRTPYGSVPNLTYHQKVRLNQNGFIYWDWTIDSLDWRYKNSQYVPEVLNQLQMFEKNKPWEPKVILMHDQPSTTNYLDSLITQLKARGYTFAVINETMQPVQH, via the coding sequence ATGAAAAAGGTGTCCAAAAAACAGACACCCTACAACACGATACTTCTCTCGAAGATAATTGGTTTAGTGCTTCTTACACTGTTTCTCTTTTTTATCTGGGATATGTCTAAACCCCATTTGCAGGCGACACATGGGCAAGCAAAAATTGTTGCCAACAGTGACTTCCGAGACACAAGCATCAGTCTGAAAGCAAAAGATCATTCTACAAGAACATTGGATACACATTTTAAGTCCAATCCAAACCAACAGACAACGAATAAAACGGTCTTTTTAACATTTGATGATGGTCCTTCTGCTACATCAAATCAGCTGTTAAATGTATTAAAAGCACATCACGTGAAGGCGACATTCTTCATGCTTGGACCGCAAATCCAAGCACACCAAGCAGCTGTGAAAAGACTTTATCAAGAAGGACATCAATTAGGGCTTCATGGCATGACGCATGATATAAACCGCTTTTATCAGAACAGTGAGTCTCCCGCAAATGAAATGAGAGAAGCTCAGCGCATTCTTGCTTCTGTTACAGGCGTTTACACCCGTCTTGTGAGAACACCCTATGGCAGTGTTCCAAATTTAACATATCATCAAAAAGTACGTTTAAACCAAAATGGCTTTATTTACTGGGATTGGACGATTGATAGCCTTGACTGGAGATATAAAAACTCACAATATGTTCCAGAGGTATTGAATCAACTGCAAATGTTTGAGAAAAATAAACCATGGGAACCAAAAGTTATTTTAATGCATGATCAACCCTCTACCACAAACTATTTAGATAGCCTGATTACACAGCTAAAAGCAAGGGGCTATACATTTGCAGTCATTAACGAAACAATGCAGCCGGTACAACATTAA
- the pbuX gene encoding xanthine permease PbuX, which translates to MSAAKKAKTLSLGIQHVLAMYAGAVLVPLIVGDALGLSPAQLTYLISADIFMCGAATLLQVWKNRFFGIGLPVVLGCTFTAVSPMIAIGSKYGISSIYGSIIASGCIVIALSFFFGKLVKFFPPVVTGSVVTIIGITLIPVAMNNMAGGEGSADYGSFENLGLAFLVLFIIVLLYRFTKGFMKAIAILIGILLGTAVAALLGKVETAEVANAQVFRMIEPFYFGMPTFEFAPIMTMTLVAVVSLVESTGVYFALGDLTNRSLKEKDLAKGYRAEGIAVLLGGIFNAFPYTAYSQNVGLIQLTGVKKNQVIVVTGALLMIFGLFPKIAAFTTIIPKSVLGGAMVAMFGMVIAYGIKMLSRVDFAKQENLLIVACSVGIGLGVTVVPQMFEHLPESIKLLTSNGIVAGSFIAILLHIIYHMIPFKKETGQDLMEEPKKSVV; encoded by the coding sequence ATGAGTGCCGCTAAAAAAGCCAAAACGCTCTCTCTAGGAATTCAGCATGTGCTGGCGATGTATGCAGGTGCGGTTCTTGTACCCCTCATTGTTGGAGATGCGCTTGGACTCTCGCCTGCACAGCTCACTTACTTAATCTCTGCGGATATTTTCATGTGTGGTGCTGCCACACTGCTGCAAGTATGGAAAAACCGCTTCTTTGGTATTGGATTACCTGTTGTACTAGGCTGTACATTTACTGCAGTTTCTCCTATGATTGCCATTGGCTCTAAATATGGGATTTCGTCTATATATGGAAGTATTATCGCCTCAGGTTGTATTGTCATTGCCCTTTCCTTTTTCTTTGGGAAGCTTGTGAAATTTTTTCCGCCTGTTGTAACAGGTTCCGTCGTCACCATTATTGGAATTACCCTCATTCCGGTAGCGATGAACAATATGGCAGGAGGGGAAGGAAGTGCAGATTATGGTTCTTTTGAAAATCTAGGGCTTGCTTTCCTTGTGCTGTTTATCATTGTTTTGCTCTATCGATTCACAAAGGGATTTATGAAAGCTATCGCTATTTTAATCGGCATTCTACTTGGGACAGCAGTCGCAGCCCTGCTAGGAAAAGTGGAAACGGCCGAAGTAGCAAATGCACAAGTTTTCCGCATGATTGAACCTTTTTATTTTGGCATGCCTACCTTCGAATTTGCGCCAATCATGACCATGACTTTAGTTGCCGTCGTGTCTTTAGTTGAATCAACAGGTGTTTATTTCGCGCTAGGAGATTTAACGAATCGCTCATTAAAGGAGAAGGATTTAGCAAAGGGCTACCGTGCAGAAGGGATTGCTGTGTTATTAGGCGGTATCTTCAATGCCTTTCCGTACACAGCCTACTCACAAAACGTTGGGTTGATTCAGTTAACAGGTGTCAAGAAAAACCAGGTCATTGTTGTGACAGGGGCATTGTTAATGATATTCGGTCTTTTTCCTAAAATCGCTGCATTTACAACGATTATCCCAAAATCGGTTCTTGGCGGCGCAATGGTTGCCATGTTTGGGATGGTCATTGCCTACGGTATTAAAATGCTCTCGCGTGTGGATTTTGCCAAACAGGAAAACCTACTGATTGTTGCTTGCTCAGTTGGGATCGGCTTAGGTGTCACCGTTGTGCCGCAAATGTTTGAGCATCTGCCAGAATCAATCAAATTATTAACAAGTAATGGCATCGTGGCCGGCAGCTTTATCGCTATTTTGCTTCATATTATTTATCACATGATTCCTTTTAAAAAAGAAACCGGGCAGGACCTGATGGAAGAGCCTAAGAAATCTGTTGTGTAA
- the xpt gene encoding xanthine phosphoribosyltransferase has translation MELLRQKIENEGIVLSNQVLKVDAFLNHQIDPMFMHEIGQEFARLFKHDGITKIITIESSGIAPAVMAGLALHVPVVFARKRQSLTLTDNLLTASVYSYTKKVESTIAVSNTHLSENDCVLIIDDFLANGEAAKGLAAIAKQAKVKVAGFGIVIEKSFQPGRKELVQMGYRVESLARIASLEEGKVTFVREIQS, from the coding sequence ATGGAATTGTTACGTCAAAAAATTGAGAACGAAGGAATCGTTCTGTCGAATCAAGTGTTAAAGGTAGATGCCTTTTTAAATCATCAAATTGATCCTATGTTCATGCATGAGATCGGTCAAGAGTTTGCTAGATTATTTAAGCATGATGGCATTACAAAAATCATCACGATCGAATCTTCTGGCATCGCGCCTGCTGTGATGGCTGGACTTGCCCTTCATGTGCCCGTCGTCTTTGCTCGAAAACGACAATCACTCACATTAACGGATAACCTCTTAACAGCAAGTGTCTACTCTTATACGAAAAAAGTAGAAAGCACCATCGCTGTCTCGAACACACACCTTAGTGAAAATGATTGTGTGTTAATCATCGATGACTTTTTAGCGAACGGTGAAGCCGCTAAAGGGCTTGCCGCTATTGCAAAGCAGGCGAAGGTAAAAGTAGCAGGATTTGGAATTGTCATTGAGAAGTCATTCCAGCCTGGAAGAAAAGAGCTTGTGCAAATGGGCTACCGAGTCGAGTCACTCGCACGTATTGCATCACTCGAGGAAGGAAAAGTCACGTTTGTACGGGAGATACAATCATGA